A stretch of the Panthera uncia isolate 11264 chromosome D1, Puncia_PCG_1.0, whole genome shotgun sequence genome encodes the following:
- the SERPINH1 gene encoding serpin H1, which yields MRLLALIGACCLLAVALAAEVKKPAAAAAPGTAEKLSPKAATLAERSAGLAFSLYQAMAKDQAVENILLSPVVVASSLGLVSLGGKAATASQAKAVLSAEQLRDEEVHAGLGELLRALSNSTARNVTWKLGSRLYGPSSVSFAEDFVRSSKQHYNCEHSKINFRDKRSALQSINEWAAQTTDGKLPEVTKDVERTDGALLVNAMFFKPHWDERFHHKMVDNRGFMVTRSYTVGVTMMHRTGLYNYYDDEKEKLQIVEMPLAHKLSSLIILMPHHVEPLERLEKLLTKEQLKIWMGKMQKKAVAISLPKGVVEVTHDLQKHLAGLGLTEAIDKNKADLSRMSGKKDLYLASVFHATAFEWDTEGNPFDQDIYGREELRSPKLFYADHPFIFLVRDTQSGSLLFIGRLVRPKGDKMRDEL from the exons ATGCGCCTCCTCGCGCTCATCGGCGCCTGCTGCCTCCTGGCCGTGGCTCTGGCCGCCGAGGTGAAGAAGCCCGCGGCTGCTGCAGCACCGGGCACGGCAGAGAAGCTGAGCCCCAAAGCGGCCACGCTGGCCGAGCGCAGCGCCGGCCTGGCCTTCAGCCTGTACCAGGCCATGGCCAAGGACCAGGCGGTGGAGAACATCCTGCTGTCGCCCGTGGTGGTGGCCTCGTCCCTGGGGCTCGTGTCGCTGGGAGGCAAGGCGGCCACGGCCTCCCAGGCCAAGGCGGTGCTGAGCGCGGAGCAGCTGCGGGACGAGGAGGTGCACGCGGGCCTGGGCGAGCTGCTGCGAGCGCTCAGCAACAGCACGGCGCGCAACGTGACCTGGAAGCTGGGCAGCCGCCTGTACGGGCCCAGCTCGGTGAGCTTCGCAGAGGACTTCGTGCGCAGCAGCAAGCAGCACTACAACTGCGAGCACTCCAAGATCAACTTCCGCGACAAGCGCAGCGCCCTGCAGTCCATCAATGAATGGGCGGCGCAAACCACCGACGGCAAGCTGCCCGAGGTCACCAAGGACGTGGAGCGCACGGACGGTGCCCTGCTGGTCAATGCCATGTTCTTCAAGC CGCATTGGGACGAGAGGTTTCACCACAAGATGGTGGACAACCGAGGCTTCATGGTGACCCGATCCTATACTGTGGGTGTTACCATGATGCACCGCACAG GCCTCTACAACTACTACGATGACGAGAAGGAGAAGCTGCAGATTGTGGAGATGCCCCTGGCGCACAAGCTCTCCAGCCTCATCATCCTCATGCCGCACCACGTGGAGCCCCTCGAGCGCCTTGAGAAGCTGCTGACCAAGGAGCAGCTGAAGATCTGGATGGGGAAGATGCAGAAGAAGGCTGTCGCCATCTCCCTGCCCAAGGGTGTGGTGGAGGTGACCCACGACCTGCAG AAACACCTGGCCGGGCTGGGTCTGACTGAGGCCATCGACAAGAACAAGGCAGATTTATCACGCATGTCGGGCAAGAAGGACCTGTACTTGGCCAGTGTGTTCCACGCCACTGCCTTCGAGTGGGACACAGAGGGCAACCCCTTTGACCAGGACATCTATGGGCGCGAGGAGCTGCGAAGCCCCAAGCTCTTCTATGCTGACCACCCCTTCATCTTCCTGGTTCGAGACACCCAGAGTGGCTCCCTGCTGTTCATTGGGCGCCTGGTTCGGCCCAAGGGTGACAAGATGCGAGACGAGCTGTAG